TTCATAAGGTCCAAATTTATCTGCTTCATCCTTGTTTTCCCATTTGTACTCCCAGTAGGTTTTTTCGGGGTCAAATacggtggcagcggtgggatttgACTTTGCTCCATTTGAGTCTTTGCTGGCTGCATCTGGAATGAAAAAGGATTTCAGTTTTAAATCACATGCCAAATAAGTGTAATTTCAACTTAAAGGGGAAACTTGATTTTCTTAGTATTAATGTCATCTGAGGGGTAACTGTAATAGGCCTAGCTGGCCTACATCAGATGTCTGGGGCAGGCAGCTACATTTTTGTACTCCCAATGTTGTTGATAGTTTTATGAACCAGAGTAAAACACTTTACAGTTACGTGTATAAAAACAAGGCTAATAGAGAGGCCGAACTACATACAAGATGTTGTGACACGCTTATAGCAGTAGTGCAATAAGTGTAAAATAGTGCTTTAAAGTTTTTTGTTGTCATTCTCTAGTGCCAGCTCAAATAACAAGCATGCTATTCATGTTGTATATTTACCCACTTTGTGCGGTTGTGGAGAGGGACACAAACATCAGTAATAATGCCCTTTGTCAGGGCGAATCAGATGCAGCTTAGAAACAGTTTGTAAAAATGTTCCCTATCaaatctgtttaaaggcagGTTTGCAACATTGTtttctttaaggcagtggacactattggtaattactcaaaataattattagaataaaaccttaattggtaacattgagttggtagtataaaacattgtgagaaacggctccctctgaagtgccatagttttcgagaaagaagtaattttccaggtatttgatttcaagacctcagatttagaacttgaggtctcaaaatcaaccatctaaacgcacataacttcgtgttacaaggctgttttttctttcattattatctcgcaagttcgatgaccgattgagctcaaattttcacaggttagttattttatgcatatgttgagatacaactatgaaggctagtctttgacaattaccaatagtgtccactgcctttacccTTTGATTTAAACTCACCATCTGCAGATGAGCTGGTGACTCCATCTTTTTTTGAGACATCCTCCTTCGATGGTCCATCTCCAAACATGTCAAACATATCCTCATCTTTCTTACTCGATCCTGCCTCTTTCAATAAATGAGTAATCTTCTCAAACGTGTACTGATATGCCTCATAGTTGCCGCTGGCAACGAGTTCGTCAACAAACCCCGTCAGTTTCAACATGCTTTCCTTATCCACCTCACTCCCTTCTTCCTCCTCCAACTTGGCCTTCTTGGGACCCCATTTTCTCGTCACAGCTACCCCTTTCTTTTTCCCACCGCCAAGCCTTCGGACTGCCTTCGTGATAGTTTCCCCAGGTTTCAGAAACCCGATGATGTCTGCAAAGATTTTTGTTTCGAGTCTACTCGGCTCGGGTTCCGGGCTTCCTGTATTGATCTCATCGTCACCAATACGTTCTTCGGTTCCTTTCTCCGAATATCTCATCCAGTCGATGTTATCCAGCCAGTTGTCTCGGACTTCCTTGTCTTTCTTCTCGTAGTAGTTTCCATGCTCATCGAATCGTCCCTCTTGCATCTCCTCCGCTAGATTGAAGGGAGTCACACGGATACCCCCTTCAGCTATAACGGTAGCATCCTCTGCTCCTGAAAGTGTAAAAAATACGGATATTTGACACTTAGGTCAGTGAAATTCAACGTCTACTGTGATAACAATGACATACttatttgaatttaaaaatCTTTCACGAGTTCATTAGTATATTTTCGAGAGAACAATTCCGctctttctgtttttatttaggTATATTGTTGCTGTGGGGTGCTTCTTGGCAGAAGTTTACAGCTATTATCGGCGCACAACAGTAACAAGTTTACTCATTTGACAAAACAGCAGTGCATTATATTTTCTTTGGTACAAGTATTGCCCTCGCCTTTTCTTGATCTTACAAAAAGAGGCGAAGTAgcaaaatttcattttcatttcatctACAGCAACTAACAGGTTACTAAAAAGACCTACCCTCTACATCTTCCTCCTTCAGCTCGTACTTATCAACCTCCTCTTTCTTATCATCCTCCTCGTCGCTATCCAGGGTGTGGTTGGAGCTGAAGGTTCGATTCCAACTCTTCTCTGCTGTTGTACT
Above is a genomic segment from Asterias rubens chromosome 5, eAstRub1.3, whole genome shotgun sequence containing:
- the LOC117290501 gene encoding CD2 antigen cytoplasmic tail-binding protein 2-like — translated: MSVSGRKVRFEEKLPPVAGGGGAAGGAGGDSSTTAEKSWNRTFSSNHTLDSDEEDDKKEEVDKYELKEEDVEGAEDATVIAEGGIRVTPFNLAEEMQEGRFDEHGNYYEKKDKEVRDNWLDNIDWMRYSEKGTEERIGDDEINTGSPEPEPSRLETKIFADIIGFLKPGETITKAVRRLGGGKKKGVAVTRKWGPKKAKLEEEEGSEVDKESMLKLTGFVDELVASGNYEAYQYTFEKITHLLKEAGSSKKDEDMFDMFGDGPSKEDVSKKDGVTSSSADDAASKDSNGAKSNPTAATVFDPEKTYWEYKWENKDEADKFGPYESQQMQDWKDQDFFADGVWVRKVGSEGNFYQSKRIDFELYL